A genomic region of Limnohabitans curvus contains the following coding sequences:
- a CDS encoding DUF502 domain-containing protein produces MPIKKYLLAGLLVWTPLAITVWVLTWLVGVMDGIFIDTLSKFRPLVSQDTVTSMRNMTGLGVILVLLVLLVTGALASNVLGKWLVRQWDKLFTNIPIVKSIYASVKKVSDTLFSSNGNAFRQALLVQYPHAGMWTIAFQTGTPVGEVASKLTGEHLSVYVPTTPNPTSGFFLLVPRSDVIELDLSVDEALTYVISMGAVSPSAPAINEKRK; encoded by the coding sequence ATGCCCATTAAAAAATACCTGCTCGCAGGCCTGTTGGTCTGGACACCTTTGGCCATCACGGTCTGGGTGTTGACTTGGCTCGTGGGTGTGATGGACGGCATCTTCATCGACACCCTCTCCAAGTTCCGTCCTTTGGTGTCGCAAGACACGGTCACCTCCATGCGCAACATGACCGGCTTGGGCGTCATTTTGGTGTTGCTGGTGCTGCTGGTGACGGGCGCCTTGGCCTCTAACGTGTTGGGCAAATGGCTGGTACGTCAGTGGGACAAGTTGTTCACCAACATCCCCATCGTCAAGTCGATTTACGCCAGCGTGAAGAAGGTGTCAGACACCTTGTTCTCCAGCAACGGCAATGCGTTTCGTCAAGCCTTGTTGGTGCAATACCCCCATGCAGGCATGTGGACCATCGCGTTCCAAACGGGCACGCCCGTGGGCGAAGTGGCCAGCAAATTGACGGGCGAACACCTGAGCGTGTACGTCCCCACCACCCCCAACCCCACCAGCGGATTTTTCTTGCTGGTGCCACGCAGCGATGTCATTGAGCTCGATTTGAGCGTCGACGAAGCGCTGACGTATGTCATCTCCATGGGCGCTGTGTCTC
- a CDS encoding FmdB family zinc ribbon protein — protein sequence MPIYAYKCGSCGHAKDVLQKISDAPLTDCPECGKPTFFKQLTAAGFQLKGSGWYATDFKGGSGGTSAPAAVPADASAPSSDSAAAPAASSTSESSASTPAAAGGCGASCACH from the coding sequence ATGCCCATTTATGCCTACAAATGCGGGTCCTGCGGCCATGCCAAGGACGTCCTGCAAAAAATTTCAGATGCCCCACTGACAGATTGTCCTGAGTGCGGCAAACCTACGTTTTTCAAACAACTCACCGCTGCGGGCTTTCAGCTCAAAGGTTCGGGTTGGTATGCCACTGACTTCAAAGGCGGTTCTGGCGGCACTTCGGCGCCAGCAGCCGTGCCTGCCGATGCGTCAGCGCCTAGCAGCGATAGCGCTGCGGCACCTGCGGCTTCCAGCACCAGCGAGTCTTCGGCCAGTACCCCAGCGGCTGCCGGTGGTTGTGGCGCGTCATGCGCTTGCCACTGA
- a CDS encoding sodium:solute symporter family protein, which translates to MLLTLVIVYLLVTIAIGLMAAKRVQNSADFAIAGRHLPMAMIVTTTFATWFGSETVLGIPAKFVNGGLHGVVEDPFGAGFCLIFVGLFFAGKLYRMTLLTISDYFRERYGRTVEVVCSLIIMVSYLGWVSAQVTALGLVFNLLSDGVVSLELGMVIGVVSILAYTLFGGMWSVAITDFIQMIILVVGLSILAVFAAGQAGGADKVIALAISQDMFKFWPEPNTKDVLFFFASAITIMLGSIPQQDVFQRVMSANSIKAATHGPVIGGICYILFAFVPMFLVVSAMIIMPEQAAALMADDPQKVLPTLVMTQMPFVMQVLFFGALLSAIKSCASATLLAPSVTFTENIWRQFHPHQSDQQELKAMRVTVLVFSMLVLGYAIRMQGTSIYEMVSGAYQVPLVGAFVPLTFGLYWKRATTQGAIFALVLGLLTWGLFLATPAGDEFPAQLAGVLASLTGMLVGSLGPQAIRNAHGSHHKLVGAA; encoded by the coding sequence GTGCTGCTCACACTCGTCATCGTCTATTTACTGGTCACCATCGCCATTGGTTTGATGGCGGCCAAGCGCGTTCAAAACTCGGCTGACTTCGCCATTGCAGGCCGTCACCTGCCCATGGCCATGATCGTCACCACCACGTTTGCGACGTGGTTTGGTTCTGAGACGGTGCTGGGCATTCCCGCCAAGTTTGTGAATGGCGGTTTGCACGGCGTGGTGGAAGACCCATTTGGTGCGGGCTTTTGTTTGATTTTTGTGGGCCTGTTCTTCGCAGGCAAGCTCTACCGCATGACGCTGCTCACGATCAGCGACTACTTCCGTGAGCGCTATGGCCGCACGGTGGAAGTGGTGTGCTCGCTCATCATCATGGTCAGCTACCTCGGTTGGGTGTCGGCGCAAGTGACGGCTTTGGGCTTGGTGTTCAACCTCTTGTCAGACGGTGTGGTCAGCCTAGAGCTGGGTATGGTGATTGGTGTGGTGTCGATTTTGGCTTACACCTTGTTTGGCGGCATGTGGTCGGTGGCCATCACCGACTTCATTCAAATGATCATCTTGGTGGTGGGCCTCTCGATCTTGGCTGTGTTTGCCGCAGGGCAGGCCGGTGGTGCGGACAAGGTGATTGCGCTGGCGATCAGCCAAGACATGTTCAAGTTTTGGCCCGAACCCAACACCAAAGACGTGCTGTTCTTTTTTGCCTCGGCCATCACCATCATGCTGGGCTCGATTCCGCAGCAAGACGTGTTTCAGCGGGTCATGTCGGCCAACAGCATCAAGGCCGCCACGCATGGCCCCGTGATTGGCGGCATTTGCTACATCTTGTTTGCGTTTGTGCCCATGTTCTTGGTGGTCAGCGCCATGATCATCATGCCGGAGCAAGCGGCTGCCTTGATGGCCGATGACCCACAAAAAGTGCTGCCCACTTTGGTGATGACGCAGATGCCGTTTGTCATGCAGGTTTTGTTCTTCGGGGCTTTGCTGTCGGCTATCAAATCGTGTGCTTCTGCGACGTTGCTGGCGCCTAGCGTGACGTTCACCGAAAACATTTGGCGTCAATTTCACCCCCATCAAAGCGACCAACAAGAACTCAAAGCCATGCGCGTGACGGTGTTGGTGTTCAGCATGTTGGTGCTGGGCTATGCCATTCGCATGCAGGGCACGTCGATTTACGAAATGGTGTCGGGTGCTTATCAGGTGCCGCTGGTGGGTGCGTTTGTGCCGCTCACCTTTGGCCTGTACTGGAAACGTGCCACCACGCAAGGCGCCATCTTTGCCTTGGTGTTGGGCTTGCTCACTTGGGGCTTGTTCTTGGCCACGCCAGCAGGTGACGAGTTTCCTGCCCAATTGGCAGGTGTGTTGGCCAGTTTGACGGGCATGTTGGTGGGCTCTTTGGGGCCACAAGCCATCCGCAATGCCCACGGCAGCCATCACAAACTGGTGGGCGCGGCCTAA
- the ubiB gene encoding ubiquinone biosynthesis regulatory protein kinase UbiB: MTRLLRGIYIVLIVLRYGLDELVLTSFQKPGLRLLARIVSVGRDLSAPRGQRLREALEHLGPIFVKFGQVLSTRRDLLPPDIADELAFLQDRVPPFSSNVAVDTIERAFGRPLNEIFVEFTHKPVASASIAQVHFAVIKDRDGQTREVAVKVLRPGMLTVIDKDLSLMRMMAGWVDRLSADGKRLKPREVVAEFDKYLHDELDFMREASNAAQLRRNMEGLNLVLIPEMIWDFCRDDVIVMERMKGLPISQVDRLRAAGVDIPKLARDGVTIFFTQVFRDGFFHADMHPGNIQVSLEPATFGRYISLDFGIVGTLTETDKEYLAQNFTAFFRRDYKRVAELHIESGWVPTDTRVDELESAIRAVCEPYFDRPLKEISLGLVLMRLFQTSRRFNVEIQPQLVLLQKTLLNIEGLGRQLDPNLDLWSTAKPFLETWMLDQVGPKKLWKQLIAEAPRYAKLLPELPRLVHDFLKHRQNNDNAQLQLLIQEQRRTNRLLQGMAWVGGGFVLGMLAMQVFVRLHHFY; this comes from the coding sequence ATGACCCGTTTGCTGCGCGGTATTTACATCGTCCTCATCGTTTTGCGTTATGGCTTGGACGAGCTGGTGCTCACCAGTTTCCAAAAGCCAGGCCTGCGTTTGCTGGCGCGCATTGTGTCGGTGGGGCGCGATTTGTCGGCCCCGCGCGGCCAGCGTTTGCGTGAGGCCTTGGAGCACCTCGGTCCTATCTTTGTGAAGTTTGGCCAAGTGTTGTCGACGCGCCGCGATTTGCTGCCGCCCGACATTGCCGACGAGCTGGCCTTTTTGCAAGACCGCGTGCCACCGTTTTCGTCAAACGTTGCTGTGGACACCATCGAGCGCGCGTTTGGTCGCCCGCTGAACGAAATCTTTGTCGAATTCACGCACAAACCCGTGGCCAGCGCGTCCATCGCGCAGGTGCACTTCGCAGTCATCAAAGATCGCGACGGTCAAACGCGCGAAGTGGCCGTTAAAGTGCTGCGCCCCGGTATGTTGACGGTGATCGACAAAGACCTGAGCCTCATGCGCATGATGGCCGGTTGGGTCGACCGCCTCAGCGCCGACGGCAAACGCTTGAAGCCCCGTGAAGTGGTGGCTGAGTTTGATAAATACTTGCACGACGAGCTCGACTTCATGCGCGAAGCCTCCAATGCCGCGCAACTGCGCCGCAACATGGAAGGCCTCAACCTGGTGTTGATTCCCGAAATGATTTGGGATTTCTGCCGCGACGACGTGATCGTGATGGAGCGCATGAAGGGTTTACCCATCAGTCAGGTGGACCGTTTGCGAGCAGCGGGGGTGGACATTCCCAAGCTGGCGCGCGATGGCGTGACCATCTTCTTCACCCAGGTGTTTCGAGATGGTTTTTTCCATGCCGACATGCATCCCGGGAACATCCAAGTCAGCTTGGAGCCCGCCACGTTTGGTCGCTACATCTCGCTGGACTTCGGTATCGTGGGCACGCTCACGGAGACCGACAAAGAGTATTTGGCGCAAAACTTCACGGCCTTCTTTCGCCGCGACTACAAGCGTGTGGCCGAGTTACACATCGAGTCGGGCTGGGTGCCCACTGACACGCGTGTGGATGAGTTGGAGTCTGCCATTCGCGCGGTGTGCGAGCCGTACTTTGACCGCCCGTTGAAAGAAATTTCTTTAGGTTTGGTGTTGATGCGTTTGTTCCAAACCTCGCGTCGCTTCAACGTTGAGATTCAGCCGCAACTCGTGTTGCTGCAAAAAACCTTGCTCAACATCGAAGGCTTGGGCCGCCAGCTCGACCCCAATTTGGATTTGTGGAGCACCGCCAAACCGTTCTTGGAAACGTGGATGCTCGACCAAGTCGGGCCTAAAAAGCTGTGGAAACAATTGATCGCCGAAGCGCCGCGTTACGCCAAGCTTTTGCCTGAATTGCCGCGTCTGGTGCATGACTTTTTGAAGCATCGCCAAAATAACGACAACGCCCAGTTGCAGCTACTTATTCAAGAGCAGCGCCGCACCAACCGCTTGCTGCAAGGCATGGCTTGGGTGGGCGGTGGCTTCGTACTCGGCATGCTTGCCATGCAAGTATTTGTGCGCTTGCACCATTTTTATTAA
- a CDS encoding Tim44 domain-containing protein, whose product MKKLFTAIFVVAMAFATMHAEAAKRLGGGKSTGQQSSNVTQREAAKPAPAATPSAAPAAPAAAPAAAPSRFGGMGGMLGGLAAGLGLAWLAHSMGFGAEFGQFLMFGVLALVVMMVIGAIMRRRQQPAAANNSPYAFEGAGAPANPATLPQYNPKNVGNDSSARPVDTHTDFAPVGGGSMIGSALGGNQTWGIPADFDTAGFVSAAKQNFMTLQQAWDRSDIAALRVMMTDSMLDEIKAQLAEREATANGQVNHTDVVMLDAHLLGIEDVGNNYMASVEFSGLIREEPSSGPTPFREVWNMTKPKDGSLGWLVAGVQALQ is encoded by the coding sequence ATGAAAAAACTTTTCACAGCTATTTTTGTGGTGGCGATGGCATTTGCCACCATGCACGCCGAGGCCGCCAAGCGCTTAGGCGGCGGCAAATCTACTGGCCAGCAGTCCAGCAACGTGACGCAGCGTGAAGCTGCCAAGCCTGCGCCTGCAGCGACCCCCAGCGCAGCACCTGCGGCCCCTGCCGCAGCCCCCGCTGCTGCGCCTAGCCGTTTTGGTGGCATGGGCGGCATGCTCGGCGGTTTGGCGGCTGGTTTGGGCCTCGCTTGGTTGGCTCACTCGATGGGTTTTGGTGCTGAGTTTGGCCAGTTCTTGATGTTTGGCGTGTTGGCCTTGGTTGTGATGATGGTGATTGGTGCCATCATGCGCCGCCGCCAGCAACCAGCAGCAGCCAACAACAGTCCGTACGCCTTTGAAGGTGCTGGCGCTCCCGCCAACCCCGCCACCTTGCCTCAGTACAACCCCAAAAATGTGGGCAACGACTCGTCAGCCCGTCCTGTGGACACCCACACCGACTTCGCCCCTGTGGGCGGTGGCTCGATGATCGGTTCTGCTTTGGGTGGCAACCAAACCTGGGGCATCCCCGCCGACTTTGACACCGCTGGTTTTGTCAGTGCTGCCAAGCAAAACTTCATGACCTTGCAGCAAGCGTGGGACCGCTCCGACATCGCCGCCTTGCGCGTGATGATGACCGACAGCATGCTGGACGAAATCAAGGCCCAATTGGCTGAGCGTGAAGCCACAGCCAATGGCCAAGTCAACCACACCGATGTGGTCATGCTCGATGCGCACCTGTTGGGCATTGAAGACGTGGGCAACAACTACATGGCCAGCGTGGAGTTCTCGGGCCTGATCCGTGAAGAGCCATCTTCTGGTCCCACACCGTTCCGCGAAGTGTGGAACATGACCAAGCCCAAAGACGGCAGCTTGGGCTGGTTGGTGGCAGGCGTGCAAGCTCTGCAATAA
- the ubiE gene encoding bifunctional demethylmenaquinone methyltransferase/2-methoxy-6-polyprenyl-1,4-benzoquinol methylase UbiE, with product MSSTHFGFKTVDEKEKAKHVRGVFDSVASKYDVMNDLMSAGLHRVWKRYTVMVADLREGSQVLDIAGGTGDLSMAFAKKVGKTGRVVHTDINEAMLRTGRDRLLDHGFVLPTLVCDAEKLPFPDNHFDVVSVAFGLRNMTHKDVALKEMCRVLKPNGKLLVLEFSKVAKPLEKAYDWYSFNILPKLGQMIAGDASSYQYLAESIRMHPGQEALKVLMKQNGFGHVDFHNMSAGVVALHVGIKC from the coding sequence ATGAGCAGTACCCATTTCGGCTTCAAAACCGTCGACGAGAAAGAAAAAGCCAAGCACGTGCGTGGCGTGTTTGACTCGGTCGCGTCCAAATACGACGTGATGAACGACCTCATGTCCGCTGGCCTGCACCGCGTATGGAAACGCTACACGGTCATGGTGGCTGACTTGCGCGAGGGCTCGCAAGTGCTCGACATCGCAGGCGGCACAGGTGACTTGTCGATGGCCTTTGCCAAGAAGGTTGGCAAAACGGGTCGCGTGGTCCACACCGACATCAACGAAGCCATGTTGCGCACCGGGCGTGACCGTTTGTTGGACCATGGTTTTGTGTTGCCCACTTTGGTGTGTGACGCTGAGAAACTGCCGTTCCCCGACAACCACTTCGATGTGGTCAGCGTGGCCTTTGGCCTGCGCAACATGACACACAAAGACGTGGCCCTCAAAGAGATGTGCCGCGTGCTCAAGCCCAACGGCAAGCTGCTGGTGTTGGAGTTTTCCAAAGTGGCCAAGCCGCTGGAAAAGGCCTACGACTGGTACTCCTTCAACATCTTGCCAAAGCTGGGCCAGATGATTGCGGGCGATGCATCCAGCTACCAATACTTGGCGGAGTCCATTCGCATGCACCCTGGCCAAGAGGCGCTGAAAGTCCTCATGAAACAAAATGGCTTTGGCCATGTGGACTTTCACAATATGAGCGCCGGTGTCGTTGCGCTTCATGTTGGAATCAAGTGCTGA
- a CDS encoding gamma-butyrobetaine hydroxylase-like domain-containing protein, translating to MAGLQKNTPAPQDITVHGASRVLEVSFADGASFRIPFELMRVYSPSAEVQGHGPGQEVLQTGKRLVDLEGLEPVGNYAIKPTFSDGHDSGLFTWEYLYFLGSEQDQLWADYERRLQAAGTERDAPMPEKAGAGCSSHAH from the coding sequence ATGGCTGGCTTGCAAAAAAACACCCCCGCGCCACAAGACATCACGGTGCATGGCGCCTCGCGTGTGTTGGAAGTCAGCTTTGCCGACGGCGCGAGTTTTCGCATTCCGTTTGAGCTGATGCGCGTCTACAGCCCGTCTGCCGAAGTGCAGGGCCACGGCCCCGGCCAAGAGGTGTTGCAAACTGGTAAGCGTTTGGTGGACCTCGAAGGCCTAGAGCCCGTGGGCAACTACGCCATCAAACCCACCTTCAGCGACGGCCACGACAGCGGCTTGTTCACTTGGGAATACTTGTATTTCTTAGGCTCTGAACAAGACCAGCTGTGGGCTGACTACGAGCGTCGCTTGCAGGCAGCCGGCACTGAGCGCGATGCCCCCATGCCCGAAAAAGCAGGCGCAGGCTGTAGCAGTCACGCACATTGA
- a CDS encoding DUF3683 domain-containing protein, whose translation MNAPTSLNHLLATAEESPRLREIPYNYTSFSDREIVLRLLGADAWELLLRLRQERRTGRSARMLYEVLGDIWVVQRNPYLQDDLLDNPKRRHQLVEALHHRLGEVEQRRTPDTDTERDAMVGQLLQAASRAIETFNTQFDAIAALRKKAARMLKKHTAHDNIKFDGLSRVSHVTDATDWRVEYPFVVLTPDTEEEMAGLVKGCIDLGLTIVPRGGGTGYTGGAIPLTWKSAVINTEKLEAMTEVEMVDLPGIAHKVPTIYTEAGVVTQRVADAAERGGFVFAVDPTSAEASCIGGNIAMNAGGKKAVLWGTALDNLASWRMVTPDAEWLDVVRVDHNLGKIHDAEMASFELKYYQADGKTFIRQERLDIPGKSFRKEGLGKDVTDKFLSGLPGVQKEGCDGLITSARWILHRMPVHTRTVCMEFFGNAKDAVPSIVEIKDYMFAEQKRSGVLLAGLEHLDDRYLRAVGYATKSKRGGLPKMLLIGDIAGDDADEVARVTSEVSRMANTRSGECFVAVSPEARKKFWLDRKRTAAISRHTNAFKVNEDVVIPLPRMAEYTDGIERINIELSLRNKLELCDALEDFFAKGNLPLGKSDDAADIPTPELLEDRVQQARSLIGEVRGLWQQWLNECDALFSQLQDHTLRASWKTQIRAVLQNTFTGAQLAPILDECNAIHQRVLKGRVWVALHMHAGDGNVHTNIPVNSDNYAMLQTAHEAVARIMVLARSLNGVISGEHGIGITKLEFLTDDELKPFADYKAKVDPEGRFNKGKLLRNQDVDTSLRHADLSQAYTPSFGLMGHESLIMQQSDIGEIAASVKDCLRCGKCKPVCSTHVPRANLLYSPRNKILATSLLVEAFLYEEQTRRGVSIKHWEEFEDVADHCTVCHKCLSPCPVKIDFGDVSMNMRNLLRKMGKKSFRPGNAAAMFMLNATNPETIKLARGAMVGVGMKLQRFAHDVLKVVARKQTKAPPASVGAAPIKEQVIHFINKKMPGNLPKKTARALLDIEDKDYVPIIRDPKTTTSETEAVFYFPGCGSERLFSQVGLATQAMLWHAGVQTVLPPGYLCCGYPQKGSGQFDKADKIITDNRVLFHRVANTLNYLDIKTVVVSCGTCFDQLQGYQFDKIFPGCRIVDIHEFLLEKDIKLSAEQQAGYLFHDPCHSPMKQQDPMKTVKALVGDQVVKSDRCCGESGTLGVTRPDIATQVRFRKEAELQKDEAALRAMTGEAKGDMKILTSCPSCLQGLTRYGDDLQNGLLEADYIVVEMARKILGEQWMPEYVANANAGGIERVLV comes from the coding sequence ATGAATGCTCCCACCTCGCTGAACCACTTGCTCGCCACGGCTGAAGAAAGCCCGCGACTGCGCGAAATTCCCTACAACTACACCTCGTTCTCTGACCGAGAAATCGTGCTGCGTTTGCTCGGCGCCGATGCGTGGGAGTTGTTGCTGCGTTTGCGCCAAGAGCGCCGCACGGGTCGCTCGGCTCGCATGTTGTACGAAGTGTTGGGCGACATCTGGGTGGTGCAACGCAACCCCTATTTGCAAGACGACTTGCTCGACAACCCCAAACGCCGCCACCAACTGGTGGAAGCCTTGCATCACCGCCTCGGTGAAGTTGAGCAACGTCGCACGCCCGATACCGACACCGAACGCGATGCCATGGTGGGCCAGCTGCTGCAAGCCGCCAGCCGTGCGATTGAAACGTTCAACACCCAGTTCGACGCGATTGCCGCCCTGCGCAAAAAAGCAGCGCGCATGCTCAAGAAGCACACCGCCCACGACAACATCAAGTTCGATGGCCTCTCACGTGTGAGCCACGTGACCGACGCCACCGATTGGCGTGTGGAATACCCCTTCGTTGTTCTGACGCCAGACACGGAAGAAGAAATGGCGGGCTTGGTCAAAGGCTGTATCGACCTTGGCCTGACCATCGTCCCACGTGGCGGCGGCACGGGCTACACGGGGGGCGCGATTCCGCTCACGTGGAAGAGCGCGGTCATCAACACCGAAAAGCTCGAAGCCATGACCGAAGTCGAAATGGTCGACTTGCCCGGCATCGCGCACAAAGTGCCCACCATCTACACCGAAGCCGGTGTGGTGACCCAGCGCGTGGCCGATGCGGCTGAGCGCGGTGGTTTTGTATTTGCCGTAGATCCCACGTCTGCTGAAGCCTCATGCATTGGCGGCAACATCGCCATGAATGCGGGCGGTAAAAAAGCTGTGTTGTGGGGCACCGCGCTCGACAACTTGGCCAGCTGGCGCATGGTCACCCCCGACGCAGAGTGGCTGGATGTGGTTCGCGTGGACCACAACCTCGGCAAGATTCACGATGCTGAGATGGCCAGCTTCGAGCTGAAGTACTACCAAGCCGACGGCAAAACCTTCATCCGCCAAGAGCGCCTCGACATCCCCGGCAAGTCCTTCCGCAAAGAAGGTCTGGGCAAGGACGTGACCGACAAGTTCCTCAGCGGCTTGCCCGGCGTGCAAAAAGAAGGCTGCGATGGTTTGATCACCAGCGCGCGTTGGATCTTGCACCGCATGCCTGTGCACACACGCACCGTGTGTATGGAGTTTTTCGGCAACGCCAAAGACGCGGTGCCCAGCATCGTGGAAATCAAAGACTACATGTTTGCCGAGCAAAAGCGCAGCGGCGTGTTGCTGGCCGGCTTAGAGCATTTGGATGACCGCTACCTGCGTGCTGTGGGCTACGCCACCAAGAGCAAACGCGGCGGCTTGCCCAAGATGCTGTTGATTGGCGACATCGCTGGCGATGACGCTGACGAAGTGGCACGTGTCACCTCTGAAGTTTCACGCATGGCCAACACCCGCAGCGGTGAGTGCTTTGTGGCTGTGAGCCCCGAAGCGCGTAAAAAATTCTGGCTAGACCGTAAACGCACCGCAGCCATCAGCCGCCACACCAATGCGTTCAAGGTCAACGAAGACGTGGTGATTCCTTTGCCACGCATGGCCGAGTACACCGACGGGATTGAGCGCATCAACATCGAGCTGAGCTTGCGCAACAAACTCGAACTCTGCGATGCGTTGGAAGACTTCTTTGCCAAAGGCAATTTGCCTTTGGGTAAGTCGGACGATGCGGCTGACATTCCTACGCCTGAGTTGTTGGAAGACCGTGTGCAACAAGCCCGCTCGCTGATTGGTGAAGTGCGTGGCCTGTGGCAGCAGTGGCTCAACGAGTGCGATGCGCTGTTCTCACAGTTGCAAGATCACACTTTGCGTGCCAGCTGGAAAACACAAATCCGTGCGGTGTTGCAAAACACTTTCACGGGCGCGCAACTCGCGCCCATCTTGGACGAGTGCAACGCCATTCACCAACGCGTGCTCAAAGGCCGCGTGTGGGTGGCTCTGCACATGCACGCCGGTGACGGCAACGTGCACACCAACATCCCCGTCAACAGCGACAACTACGCCATGCTGCAAACCGCCCACGAAGCGGTGGCACGCATCATGGTGCTGGCGCGTTCGCTCAATGGTGTGATTTCGGGCGAGCACGGCATTGGTATCACCAAGCTCGAGTTTTTGACCGACGACGAGCTCAAGCCTTTCGCGGACTACAAAGCCAAGGTGGACCCAGAAGGCCGTTTCAACAAAGGTAAATTGCTGCGCAACCAAGATGTGGATACATCCTTGCGCCACGCCGATTTGAGCCAAGCCTACACGCCGAGCTTTGGTTTGATGGGCCACGAGTCGCTGATCATGCAGCAGTCCGACATTGGCGAAATTGCGGCCAGCGTGAAAGACTGCTTGCGTTGCGGTAAATGCAAACCCGTGTGCTCGACCCACGTGCCACGCGCCAATTTGCTGTACAGCCCACGTAACAAAATTTTGGCCACCTCGCTGCTGGTCGAAGCCTTCTTGTACGAAGAGCAAACGCGCCGTGGTGTGTCCATCAAGCATTGGGAAGAGTTTGAAGATGTGGCCGACCACTGCACGGTCTGCCACAAGTGTTTGTCGCCTTGCCCGGTGAAGATTGACTTTGGCGATGTGTCCATGAACATGCGTAACCTGTTGCGCAAGATGGGCAAAAAGAGCTTCCGTCCCGGCAATGCAGCCGCGATGTTCATGCTCAATGCCACCAACCCTGAAACCATCAAGCTGGCACGTGGCGCCATGGTGGGCGTTGGGATGAAACTGCAACGCTTTGCGCACGATGTGCTCAAGGTCGTGGCACGCAAACAAACCAAGGCGCCGCCTGCGTCGGTGGGTGCCGCGCCCATCAAAGAGCAGGTGATTCACTTCATCAACAAAAAGATGCCCGGCAACTTGCCCAAGAAAACCGCGCGTGCTCTGCTGGACATCGAAGACAAAGACTACGTGCCGATCATCCGTGACCCGAAGACCACCACGTCTGAAACAGAAGCGGTGTTCTATTTCCCCGGTTGCGGCTCTGAGCGCTTGTTCAGCCAAGTGGGACTCGCTACGCAAGCCATGTTGTGGCATGCGGGCGTGCAAACCGTGTTGCCCCCCGGCTACCTGTGCTGCGGCTATCCGCAAAAGGGTTCGGGTCAGTTTGACAAGGCTGACAAGATCATCACGGACAACCGCGTGTTGTTCCACCGCGTGGCCAACACGCTCAACTACCTCGACATCAAAACCGTGGTGGTGAGCTGCGGCACCTGCTTTGACCAGTTGCAGGGTTACCAGTTCGACAAAATCTTCCCCGGCTGCCGCATCGTCGACATCCACGAGTTCTTGCTCGAAAAGGACATCAAGCTCAGTGCTGAACAGCAAGCCGGCTATTTGTTCCACGACCCATGCCACAGCCCCATGAAGCAACAAGACCCGATGAAAACGGTCAAAGCTTTGGTGGGCGACCAAGTGGTCAAAAGCGACCGCTGCTGTGGCGAGTCTGGCACTTTGGGTGTGACGCGTCCTGACATTGCCACGCAAGTGCGCTTCCGCAAAGAAGCCGAGTTGCAAAAAGACGAAGCCGCTTTGCGCGCCATGACGGGTGAAGCCAAAGGCGACATGAAGATCCTCACCAGCTGCCCCAGCTGCTTGCAAGGCCTCACGCGTTACGGCGACGACTTGCAAAACGGCTTGCTCGAAGCCGACTACATCGTGGTCGAGATGGCACGCAAGATCTTGGGCGAGCAGTGGATGCCCGAATACGTGGCCAACGCCAATGCCGGTGGCATTGAGCGCGTGCTCGTTTAA